Proteins encoded together in one Chryseobacterium taklimakanense window:
- the rplW gene encoding 50S ribosomal protein L23 — protein MSVIIKPVISEKANYLTDLRGAYSFLVDTKANKIQIKNAVEEAYGVKVADVRTMIYAPKVSAKYTKKGLQVGKTNKLKKAVITLAEGEVIDIFSV, from the coding sequence ATGTCAGTTATTATTAAACCAGTAATTTCAGAAAAAGCCAACTACCTTACGGATCTCCGCGGTGCTTATTCTTTCTTGGTAGATACCAAAGCGAATAAAATCCAGATCAAGAACGCGGTAGAAGAAGCTTACGGTGTTAAAGTAGCAGACGTTAGAACCATGATTTATGCGCCTAAGGTTTCTGCGAAGTATACTAAAAAAGGACTTCAGGTTGGTAAGACCAACAAACTGAAAAAAGCAGTGATTACCCTTGCAGAAGGAGAAGTAATCGACATCTTTTCAGTATAA
- the rplN gene encoding 50S ribosomal protein L14 produces the protein MLQTESRLKVADNTGAKEVLVIRVLGGTRRRYASVGDKIVVTIKDSTPSGNAKKGQVSKAVVVRTKKAVRRKDGSYIKFDDNACVLLNAAGEMRGTRVFGPVARELRDKEYMKVISLAPEVL, from the coding sequence ATGTTACAGACCGAATCAAGATTAAAAGTTGCTGATAATACTGGTGCTAAAGAAGTATTGGTAATCAGAGTTCTGGGAGGTACCAGAAGAAGATATGCTTCAGTTGGTGATAAAATCGTAGTGACTATCAAGGATTCTACACCATCAGGAAACGCAAAGAAAGGACAGGTATCCAAAGCCGTAGTAGTAAGAACTAAAAAAGCAGTAAGAAGAAAAGATGGTTCATACATCAAGTTCGACGACAATGCTTGCGTTCTTCTTAATGCAGCAGGCGAAATGAGAGGTACCCGTGTATTCGGACCGGTTGCAAGAGAATTGAGAGACAAGGAATATATGAAAGTAATTTCATTGGCTCCGGAAGTACTTTAA
- the rpmC gene encoding 50S ribosomal protein L29 has protein sequence MKNADIKNLSAGDLQNKLAELKAEYTKLKLAHKISPVENPIQIRDLRKTIARLNTELTNKQ, from the coding sequence ATGAAAAACGCAGACATCAAAAATTTAAGCGCAGGCGATCTACAGAACAAACTTGCTGAACTGAAGGCTGAATACACGAAACTGAAATTAGCCCACAAGATCAGCCCTGTAGAAAACCCAATTCAGATCAGAGATTTGAGGAAGACAATCGCAAGACTAAATACAGAGTTAACTAACAAACAATAA
- the rplB gene encoding 50S ribosomal protein L2, with product MSVRKLKPITPGQRFRVVNNFEEITTNKPEKSLTVGIKKSGGRNQTGKMTMRYTGGGHKKKYRIIDFKRNKFDVEATVKTVEYDPNRTAFIALLEYADGEKRYIIAPNGIKVDQKVISSETAEPNVGNAMKLKNIPLGTVISCIEMKPGQGAILARSAGSSAQLTSRDGKYAIVKLPSGESRMILTECIAMIGSVSNSDHQLTVSGKAGRSRWLGRRPRTRAVVMNPVDHPMGGGEGRSSGGHPRSRNGKPAKGYKTRKKNKVSNRYIVSKRK from the coding sequence ATGTCTGTTAGAAAATTAAAACCTATCACCCCGGGACAGAGATTCAGAGTTGTAAACAACTTTGAGGAAATTACTACCAACAAGCCGGAGAAATCCCTCACGGTTGGTATTAAAAAGTCAGGTGGACGTAACCAAACTGGTAAAATGACCATGCGTTACACCGGAGGTGGACACAAAAAGAAATACAGAATTATCGACTTCAAGAGAAACAAATTCGATGTTGAAGCTACGGTAAAAACTGTAGAGTACGATCCAAACAGAACTGCTTTCATCGCTCTATTAGAATATGCGGATGGAGAGAAGAGATACATCATCGCTCCAAACGGTATCAAAGTAGACCAGAAAGTAATCTCTTCTGAAACTGCTGAACCAAACGTAGGTAACGCAATGAAACTGAAAAACATTCCGTTGGGTACTGTAATCTCTTGTATCGAAATGAAGCCTGGACAAGGTGCCATTTTGGCAAGATCTGCAGGTTCTTCAGCTCAGTTGACTTCAAGAGACGGTAAATACGCAATCGTGAAATTACCTTCAGGTGAATCCAGAATGATCCTTACGGAATGTATCGCTATGATTGGTTCTGTATCCAACTCAGACCACCAGCTTACTGTTTCAGGTAAAGCAGGTAGAAGCAGATGGTTGGGCAGAAGGCCGAGAACAAGAGCGGTAGTAATGAACCCGGTTGATCACCCAATGGGTGGTGGTGAAGGCCGTTCATCAGGAGGTCACCCAAGATCTAGAAACGGTAAACCGGCTAAAGGTTACAAAACCAGAAAGAAAAATAAAGTGTCTAACCGTTACATCGTATCTAAAAGAAAATAA
- the rplD gene encoding 50S ribosomal protein L4, whose protein sequence is MELVVLNNTGKETGRKVTFDDSVFGIEPNQHAVYLEVKQYLAAQRQGTHKSKERSEITASTKKLKKQKGSGSARYGDIKSPVFKGGGRVFGPKPRDYRFKLNKALKRLAKKSVLSQKMRDNSIRVLEDMSLNAPKTKDFISVLNALELNGKKSLFILPEANKNVYLSSRNLPKTRVLNYNEISSYDLVNAGEIVFFEGAVEKFQENLKK, encoded by the coding sequence ATGGAACTAGTAGTATTAAACAACACAGGAAAAGAAACCGGAAGAAAAGTTACTTTCGATGACTCAGTTTTCGGAATCGAGCCAAACCAACACGCGGTTTACCTAGAAGTGAAACAGTACCTGGCTGCACAGAGACAGGGAACTCATAAATCAAAAGAAAGAAGCGAAATCACCGCTTCTACCAAGAAACTTAAGAAGCAAAAAGGTTCTGGTTCTGCAAGATACGGGGATATCAAGTCTCCGGTATTCAAAGGCGGGGGTAGAGTATTCGGTCCTAAGCCAAGAGACTACAGATTCAAGCTTAACAAAGCGCTTAAGAGATTAGCCAAAAAATCTGTGCTTTCTCAAAAAATGAGAGACAACAGCATCAGAGTATTAGAAGATATGAGCCTGAACGCGCCTAAAACAAAAGATTTCATCAGCGTATTGAACGCATTGGAACTGAACGGCAAAAAATCATTGTTCATCCTTCCGGAAGCTAATAAGAATGTATATTTATCTTCAAGAAACTTGCCTAAGACAAGAGTGTTGAACTACAACGAGATCAGCTCATACGATCTAGTAAACGCTGGTGAGATTGTTTTCTTCGAAGGTGCAGTAGAAAAATTCCAGGAAAATCTAAAGAAATAA
- a CDS encoding low affinity iron permease family protein, with protein sequence MSSENQNFFERFSNWATTATGSPAAFIIAVALILVWAISGPFFNFSETWQLVINTGTTIVTFLMVFLIQKGQNKDSKAIQIKLNELIAAHEKASNRIVDIEDLTEKELDKLHRYYQKLSDLAEEDTDLHQSHSIDAAEDNHEHKLRNQQIQQQIDDEDK encoded by the coding sequence ATGTCAAGCGAAAATCAGAATTTTTTCGAAAGGTTTTCCAATTGGGCTACCACTGCGACCGGAAGCCCCGCGGCATTTATCATTGCGGTAGCGCTCATTTTGGTTTGGGCCATTTCCGGACCTTTTTTCAATTTCTCTGAAACCTGGCAGCTGGTCATTAATACAGGAACTACCATTGTGACTTTCCTGATGGTTTTCCTGATTCAGAAGGGACAGAATAAAGATTCCAAAGCCATACAGATTAAACTGAATGAGCTGATCGCTGCCCACGAAAAAGCCAGCAACCGCATTGTAGATATTGAAGATTTAACCGAAAAAGAACTCGACAAACTACACCGCTACTACCAAAAACTCTCGGATCTTGCCGAAGAAGATACCGATCTGCACCAATCGCATTCCATAGATGCCGCCGAAGACAACCACGAACACAAACTAAGAAACCAGCAGATTCAGCAACAGATCGACGATGAAGATAAATAA
- the rpsS gene encoding 30S ribosomal protein S19 produces the protein MARSLKKGPFIHHTLDKKVQANVESGKKTVIKTWSRASMISPDFVGQTIAVHNGKSFIPVYVTENMVGHKLGEFSPTRSFRGHGGNKNKGSR, from the coding sequence ATGGCAAGATCACTTAAAAAAGGACCATTCATTCATCATACTTTAGATAAGAAGGTTCAGGCAAATGTAGAGTCTGGTAAAAAGACAGTAATTAAAACTTGGTCCAGAGCATCAATGATCTCTCCGGACTTCGTAGGACAAACCATCGCAGTACACAACGGGAAATCTTTTATCCCTGTATACGTTACAGAAAACATGGTAGGTCACAAGTTAGGCGAATTTTCTCCGACAAGATCTTTCAGAGGTCACGGTGGTAACAAAAATAAAGGAAGCAGATAA
- the rplX gene encoding 50S ribosomal protein L24: MTKVKIKRGDNVIVTTGKNKGTKGEVLEVIKKEGKDPRVIVAGVNVVKKHVKPSASNPQGGIVEKEASIHISNVSLMDAEGKATKVGYKMEGDKKVRVAKTTGKNL; this comes from the coding sequence ATGACAAAAGTTAAAATTAAAAGAGGAGATAACGTAATCGTTACTACCGGAAAAAATAAAGGTACCAAAGGCGAAGTTCTTGAAGTAATCAAAAAAGAAGGAAAAGACCCTAGAGTAATCGTTGCAGGTGTAAACGTAGTGAAAAAACACGTGAAGCCTTCAGCCTCAAACCCACAGGGTGGTATCGTAGAAAAAGAGGCTTCTATCCATATTTCCAACGTGTCCCTTATGGATGCAGAAGGTAAAGCTACAAAAGTAGGTTACAAGATGGAAGGTGACAAAAAAGTAAGAGTTGCTAAAACAACCGGTAAAAACCTTTAA
- the rplV gene encoding 50S ribosomal protein L22: MGSRKQDSAIARKEANRDVVKARLNDCPSSPRKMRLVADIIRGENVDKALYILKYSKKEASNKLEKLLLSAMANWQAKNEGADIEEANLIVKEIYVDSARQLKRLRPAPQGRGYRIRKRSNHVTLILGNKEN, translated from the coding sequence ATGGGATCAAGAAAACAGGATAGCGCAATCGCCAGAAAAGAAGCAAACAGAGACGTGGTAAAAGCCCGTCTGAACGACTGCCCTTCTTCTCCTAGAAAAATGAGGCTTGTTGCTGACATCATCAGAGGAGAAAACGTAGATAAGGCGCTTTACATTCTTAAATATTCTAAGAAAGAAGCTTCAAACAAATTAGAGAAGCTCCTTCTTTCCGCTATGGCAAACTGGCAGGCGAAAAACGAAGGTGCGGATATCGAAGAAGCAAACCTTATCGTAAAAGAAATATATGTAGACAGTGCAAGACAATTGAAGAGACTGAGACCAGCACCACAGGGTAGAGGTTACAGAATCAGAAAAAGGTCAAACCACGTTACACTAATCCTAGGTAATAAAGAAAATTAA
- the rpsC gene encoding 30S ribosomal protein S3, which translates to MGQKTNPIGNRLGIIRGWDSNWFGGNDYGDRIAEDYKIRRYLEARLSKGGVSRIFIERTLKLVTVTITTARPGLIIGKGGQEVDKLKEELKKLTGKDVQINIFEIKRPELDAVLVADSIAKQIENRISYRRAVKMAMASTMRMGAEGIKVMVSGRLNGAEMARSESFKEGRIPLSTFRADIDYHIGEALTQYGKLGVKVWIMKGEVYGKRELTPLVGQQQKKSQGGRSERGERAERGERRPRRNNNNN; encoded by the coding sequence ATGGGACAGAAGACAAATCCAATTGGTAACAGATTAGGTATCATCAGAGGATGGGATTCTAACTGGTTTGGCGGAAACGATTATGGAGACAGAATCGCGGAAGACTACAAAATCAGAAGATACCTTGAAGCTAGATTATCTAAAGGCGGAGTTTCCAGAATTTTTATCGAAAGAACTCTGAAGTTAGTAACCGTAACCATCACTACTGCAAGACCGGGACTGATCATCGGTAAAGGCGGACAGGAAGTTGATAAATTAAAAGAAGAGTTGAAGAAACTTACCGGTAAGGATGTTCAGATCAACATTTTCGAAATCAAGAGACCTGAGCTTGATGCAGTTTTAGTAGCAGACAGCATTGCAAAACAGATTGAAAACAGAATCTCTTACAGAAGAGCTGTAAAGATGGCAATGGCTTCTACAATGAGAATGGGCGCTGAAGGTATCAAAGTAATGGTATCCGGACGTTTGAACGGGGCAGAGATGGCAAGAAGCGAATCTTTCAAAGAAGGAAGAATTCCATTGTCCACCTTCAGAGCAGATATCGATTACCACATCGGTGAAGCTTTAACACAGTATGGTAAACTTGGTGTGAAAGTTTGGATTATGAAAGGTGAAGTTTACGGTAAAAGAGAACTTACACCACTTGTAGGCCAGCAGCAGAAAAAATCTCAGGGCGGAAGAAGCGAGAGAGGAGAGAGAGCTGAAAGAGGCGAAAGAAGACCAAGAAGAAACAATAACAATAATTAA
- the rplP gene encoding 50S ribosomal protein L16, protein MLQPKRTKFRRVHKMKMKGNAQRGAQLAYGTFGIKAIDGAWITARQIEAARIAATRYMKREGQLWIKIFPDKPITKKPAEVRMGKGKGAVEYWVAVVKPGKIMFEVGGVPYEVAKEALRLAAQKLPVVTKFVVANDFVKPE, encoded by the coding sequence ATGTTACAACCAAAAAGAACCAAATTCCGTCGTGTTCACAAGATGAAGATGAAAGGAAATGCGCAGAGGGGAGCACAACTTGCGTATGGAACTTTCGGCATCAAAGCAATTGACGGAGCGTGGATCACCGCAAGACAGATCGAAGCTGCACGTATCGCCGCTACGAGATATATGAAAAGAGAAGGTCAGCTGTGGATCAAAATCTTCCCGGATAAGCCAATTACCAAAAAACCAGCCGAAGTAAGGATGGGTAAAGGTAAAGGTGCCGTGGAATACTGGGTAGCTGTAGTAAAACCAGGTAAAATTATGTTCGAAGTAGGCGGAGTGCCTTACGAAGTAGCAAAAGAAGCTCTAAGGCTTGCTGCACAGAAATTACCGGTAGTGACCAAATTTGTAGTGGCTAACGATTTTGTAAAACCTGAATAA
- the rpsJ gene encoding 30S ribosomal protein S10: protein MSQRIRIKLKSYDYNLVDKSAEKIVKTVKSTGAVVNGPIPLPTNKRIFTVLRSPHVNKKAREQFQLSAHKRLMDIYSSSSKTVDALMKLELPSGVDVEIKV from the coding sequence ATGTCACAAAGAATCAGAATAAAACTAAAATCTTACGATTACAATTTGGTAGATAAATCTGCTGAGAAAATCGTAAAGACGGTAAAGTCAACCGGAGCGGTAGTAAACGGTCCAATACCTTTGCCTACGAACAAAAGAATCTTCACAGTTCTTCGTTCACCGCACGTAAACAAGAAGGCAAGAGAGCAGTTCCAACTTTCTGCACACAAGAGATTGATGGATATCTACTCTTCTTCTTCTAAAACTGTAGATGCTCTGATGAAGCTTGAGCTTCCTTCAGGAGTAGACGTAGAAATTAAAGTGTGA
- a CDS encoding GLPGLI family protein — MKKIITLFLLIIITLFNGQTWNISYEYKVKNLLFNDEFTFPASLIVDNKEKSLYTVQFGIVNQIDTKVNAGAFSLIDRSSYKYVLFSNKPNAFTIGDEINGKKYIFKDSIPVMDYEIKNESKLINNIKLYKAEVLFRGRKYVIWHDPYSKIKAAPWKFANFPGLAYEIYDEDNLFRWTLQKIEKSESEIRNPVEALEVNNNFLSYVEYPKLKYPSIYIQDEVKNNSINKSQNRDGLEKLFEWEK, encoded by the coding sequence ATGAAAAAAATAATAACATTATTTTTATTAATAATAATCACGTTATTCAATGGACAAACATGGAATATTTCATATGAATACAAAGTGAAAAATCTTTTGTTTAATGATGAATTTACATTTCCTGCATCCTTGATTGTAGATAATAAAGAAAAGAGTCTTTATACAGTTCAATTTGGAATTGTAAATCAAATTGATACTAAAGTTAACGCAGGAGCTTTTTCATTAATTGATAGGTCGAGTTATAAATACGTATTATTTTCAAATAAGCCTAATGCTTTTACTATTGGTGATGAAATAAATGGAAAAAAATATATATTTAAAGATAGTATTCCCGTTATGGACTATGAAATAAAAAATGAAAGTAAATTAATAAATAACATAAAACTATATAAAGCTGAAGTTTTATTTAGAGGAAGAAAATATGTTATTTGGCACGATCCTTATAGTAAAATTAAGGCTGCGCCATGGAAGTTTGCCAATTTTCCAGGACTTGCATATGAAATTTATGATGAGGATAACCTTTTTCGGTGGACATTACAAAAAATAGAAAAAAGTGAATCTGAAATTAGAAATCCAGTCGAAGCTCTTGAGGTTAATAATAATTTTCTATCATATGTGGAATATCCAAAATTAAAGTATCCATCAATTTATATTCAGGATGAGGTGAAAAATAATTCTATTAACAAATCCCAAAACCGGGATGGATTAGAAAAATTATTTGAATGGGAAAAATGA
- the rplC gene encoding 50S ribosomal protein L3, with protein MSGIIGKKIGMTSLFDENGKNIPCTVIQAGPCSVLQVRTVENDGYVGFQLGFDDKSEKNVGKALAGHFKKAGSAPKAKLVEFHHGFDHLKVGDEVKVDLFSEGEYVDVTGTSKGKGFQGVVKRHNFGGVMQQTHGQHNRLRAPGSIGAGSDPSRVFKGLRMAGRMGGKQVTVQNLQVLKVDEEQNLLVVKGAVPGAKNSYVIVRRWN; from the coding sequence ATGTCAGGTATTATTGGTAAAAAAATCGGTATGACCTCTCTGTTTGACGAAAACGGGAAGAATATTCCTTGTACAGTTATTCAGGCTGGTCCATGCTCGGTTTTACAGGTCAGAACCGTAGAAAACGATGGCTATGTAGGCTTTCAGTTGGGTTTCGATGACAAGAGTGAGAAGAACGTTGGTAAAGCGTTAGCCGGCCACTTCAAGAAGGCTGGTTCTGCTCCTAAAGCTAAATTGGTTGAATTCCACCACGGATTTGATCATTTGAAAGTAGGGGATGAAGTAAAAGTTGACCTTTTCTCTGAAGGAGAATATGTTGACGTAACAGGAACATCTAAAGGTAAAGGTTTCCAGGGTGTTGTAAAAAGACACAACTTTGGAGGTGTAATGCAGCAGACCCACGGTCAGCACAACAGATTAAGAGCTCCGGGTTCAATCGGTGCGGGATCTGACCCTTCAAGGGTTTTCAAAGGTCTTCGTATGGCCGGCAGAATGGGCGGTAAGCAGGTAACTGTGCAGAACCTTCAGGTGTTAAAGGTAGATGAAGAACAAAATCTTTTAGTAGTAAAAGGTGCTGTTCCGGGAGCTAAAAATTCATATGTAATTGTAAGAAGATGGAACTAG
- the rpsQ gene encoding 30S ribosomal protein S17 has protein sequence MERNLRKERIGVVSSNKMEKTIVVSETMRMKHPMYGKFVLKTKKYTAHDENNECSEGDTVLIQETRPLSKNKRWRLVRIIEKAK, from the coding sequence ATGGAAAGAAATTTAAGAAAAGAAAGAATCGGAGTTGTTTCCAGCAACAAAATGGAAAAAACTATTGTTGTTAGTGAAACAATGAGAATGAAACACCCGATGTACGGTAAATTCGTATTGAAGACGAAAAAATATACCGCACACGATGAGAACAACGAGTGCAGCGAAGGCGATACAGTCCTGATCCAGGAAACCAGACCTTTGAGCAAAAATAAGAGATGGAGATTAGTAAGAATCATTGAAAAAGCTAAGTAA
- a CDS encoding GLPGLI family protein: protein MGKMNFLISLIVCFYSLHIYSQQYEAVYEIVYKPRLNDSLKLKDNYVLRFDTQKKSSFFTSLNEENSLNFSIYKNFEKESFIKYESIVDDLYSINYIFDNSKWQLLEDNKRIEDFNCKKAKIIFGNRIWEAWYTIDIPFQDGPYKFSGLPGLIIEIYSIDEDYRFLMKGITKKDQLVITKLPATNLSTSKQERDVKSRIILDPAISYRNKRLKLENRNIGVKVSYNGKEIPQKETEKRIVKNFEKWREEHDNPIEKGDLWIK, encoded by the coding sequence ATGGGAAAAATGAATTTTTTAATATCTTTAATCGTTTGTTTTTATTCTCTACATATTTATTCTCAACAATATGAAGCTGTATATGAAATCGTTTATAAGCCAAGACTAAATGATTCATTAAAATTGAAGGATAACTATGTTTTGAGATTTGATACACAAAAAAAAAGCTCTTTTTTCACCTCCTTAAACGAAGAAAATTCTTTAAATTTTAGTATTTATAAAAATTTTGAAAAGGAGAGTTTTATTAAATACGAATCTATTGTAGATGATTTATACAGTATTAATTATATATTTGACAACAGTAAATGGCAGTTGTTAGAAGATAATAAAAGAATTGAAGATTTCAATTGTAAAAAAGCAAAAATCATATTTGGTAACCGTATTTGGGAGGCTTGGTATACTATTGATATTCCGTTTCAAGATGGTCCGTATAAATTTTCAGGTCTACCAGGTTTAATAATAGAAATATATTCAATAGATGAAGATTATCGTTTTTTAATGAAAGGAATTACAAAAAAGGATCAACTTGTTATAACCAAATTACCAGCCACTAATTTATCAACTAGTAAGCAGGAAAGGGATGTTAAATCAAGAATAATTTTAGATCCAGCAATTTCTTACAGAAATAAAAGATTAAAGTTAGAAAATAGGAATATTGGAGTAAAGGTTTCATATAATGGAAAAGAAATTCCTCAAAAAGAAACTGAAAAAAGAATTGTCAAGAATTTTGAAAAGTGGAGAGAGGAGCATGACAATCCAATAGAAAAAGGTGATTTATGGATTAAATAA
- the fusA gene encoding elongation factor G: MARDLKLTRNIGIAAHIDAGKTTTTERILFYSGKNHKIGETHEGGATTDWMEQEAERGITITSAAVTVDWKFPTEQGKPLPDAKNYHFNIIDTPGHVDFTVEVNRSLRVLDGLVFLFSAVDGVEPQSETNWRLADNYKVPRMGFVNKMDRQGADFLNVCKQVKEMLGSNAVPIVLPIGDEADFKGVVDLVKNRAMVWHEENHGSTFDIVDIPAEMADEVKQFRGQLIEEIAAYDENLLEKYMEDENSITEEEIHTALRAATLDMSIIPMTCGSSFKNKGVQFMLDAVCRYLPSPMDKEAIDGTNPKTDEPVSRKPSVDEPFAALAFKIATDPFVGRLAFFRAYSGRLDAGSYVLNTRSNSRERISRIFQMHANKQEPIEYIEAGDIGAAVGFKDIKTGDTLCDEKSPIVLESMVFPDPVIGIAVEPKTKADQDKMGNALAKLAEEDPTFQVKTDEASGQTIISGMGELHLDIIVDRMRREFKVEVNQGQPQVEYKEALTTVANHREVYKKQSGGRGKFADIVFEIGPADEGKQGLEFINEIKGGNIPKEFIPSVEKGFKESMKNGPLAGFEVDSMKVTLKDGSFHAVDSDQLSFELAAKMGFKESGKKAKAVIMEPIMKLEVVTPEEYMGDIVGDLNRRRGTVNGMDDRNNAKVIKAFVPLSEMFGYVTSLRTLSSGRATSSMEFEKYEAAPQNIAEDVIAKAKG; this comes from the coding sequence ATGGCAAGAGACCTTAAACTTACAAGAAATATCGGTATTGCTGCACACATTGATGCGGGAAAAACCACTACTACAGAACGTATCCTTTTTTACTCCGGTAAAAACCACAAAATCGGTGAAACCCACGAAGGTGGCGCTACAACCGACTGGATGGAGCAGGAGGCAGAAAGAGGAATTACCATTACTTCTGCTGCGGTAACTGTAGACTGGAAATTCCCAACCGAACAGGGCAAGCCGCTTCCAGATGCTAAAAACTACCATTTCAATATCATCGATACACCGGGACACGTGGACTTTACCGTAGAGGTAAACCGTTCGCTCCGTGTACTGGACGGACTGGTATTCCTTTTCTCCGCGGTAGACGGTGTAGAACCACAGTCTGAAACCAACTGGAGACTTGCAGACAATTACAAAGTTCCGCGTATGGGCTTCGTAAACAAAATGGACCGTCAGGGTGCTGACTTCCTGAATGTTTGTAAGCAGGTAAAAGAAATGTTGGGTTCTAATGCAGTTCCAATCGTTCTTCCAATCGGTGACGAAGCAGATTTCAAAGGTGTGGTAGATTTGGTGAAAAACCGTGCGATGGTTTGGCACGAGGAAAACCACGGTTCTACCTTCGACATCGTAGATATCCCGGCAGAAATGGCGGACGAAGTAAAACAATTCAGAGGTCAGCTGATTGAAGAAATTGCAGCGTACGACGAAAATCTTCTTGAAAAGTATATGGAGGACGAAAACTCTATCACAGAAGAAGAAATTCACACTGCTTTGAGAGCCGCTACTTTGGACATGAGCATCATCCCGATGACTTGCGGATCTTCATTCAAAAATAAAGGTGTACAGTTTATGCTGGATGCGGTTTGCCGTTACCTTCCTTCTCCAATGGATAAAGAAGCGATCGATGGTACCAATCCAAAAACTGATGAGCCAGTTTCAAGAAAACCATCTGTGGACGAGCCTTTTGCAGCTCTGGCATTCAAAATTGCAACAGACCCGTTCGTTGGACGTTTGGCATTCTTCAGAGCATACTCAGGAAGACTGGATGCAGGTTCTTATGTTTTGAACACAAGATCAAACAGCAGAGAAAGAATCTCGCGTATCTTCCAGATGCACGCCAACAAGCAGGAACCAATTGAATATATCGAAGCAGGTGACATCGGTGCAGCTGTAGGTTTTAAAGATATCAAAACAGGAGATACCCTTTGCGACGAGAAAAGCCCAATCGTTCTGGAGTCTATGGTATTCCCGGATCCGGTAATCGGTATCGCAGTAGAGCCTAAAACTAAGGCAGACCAGGATAAAATGGGTAACGCTTTGGCAAAACTGGCTGAAGAGGATCCAACTTTCCAGGTGAAAACTGACGAAGCTTCAGGACAAACGATCATCTCCGGTATGGGTGAGCTTCACCTCGACATTATTGTGGACCGTATGAGGAGAGAGTTCAAGGTTGAAGTAAACCAGGGACAGCCTCAGGTAGAATACAAAGAAGCTCTTACGACGGTTGCAAACCACAGAGAGGTTTACAAAAAGCAATCCGGTGGTCGTGGTAAGTTTGCAGATATCGTTTTCGAAATCGGTCCTGCAGATGAAGGAAAACAGGGTCTTGAATTCATCAACGAGATTAAAGGTGGTAACATTCCGAAAGAATTTATCCCTTCCGTAGAAAAAGGTTTCAAAGAATCTATGAAAAACGGTCCTTTGGCTGGTTTCGAAGTAGATTCCATGAAAGTTACCCTTAAAGACGGATCTTTCCACGCGGTGGACTCTGACCAGCTGTCTTTCGAACTTGCTGCCAAAATGGGCTTCAAGGAATCCGGTAAAAAAGCAAAAGCAGTGATCATGGAACCAATCATGAAGCTGGAAGTCGTAACTCCGGAAGAATACATGGGTGATATCGTAGGCGACCTTAACAGAAGAAGAGGAACCGTAAACGGTATGGACGACAGAAACAACGCTAAAGTAATCAAAGCTTTCGTTCCGCTTTCTGAAATGTTTGGTTATGTAACTTCGCTTAGAACACTTTCTTCAGGTAGAGCAACTTCTTCGATGGAATTCGAAAAATATGAAGCAGCTCCACAGAACATCGCTGAAGATGTAATTGCTAAGGCTAAAGGGTAA